A DNA window from Salvelinus sp. IW2-2015 linkage group LG4q.1:29, ASM291031v2, whole genome shotgun sequence contains the following coding sequences:
- the LOC111962191 gene encoding troponin T, fast skeletal muscle isoforms-like — translation MQKKRQNKDLVELQGLIDAHFEHRKKEEEELIALKERIEKRRAERAEQNRIRSEKEKERAARREEERLKREEADTKKKADEDAKKKSALSSMGSNYSSHLQKADSKRGGKKETEREKKKKILAGRRKALNIDHLNEEKLKEKAKELHEWMQTLESEKFDHIERLKRQKYEVTTLRKRVEELSKFSKKGKTVRRK, via the exons ATGCAGAAAAAACGTCAGAACAAGGATCTTGTTGAGCTGCAGGGCCTGATCGATGCTCACTTTGAGCACagaaagaaggaggaggaagagctcaTCGCCCTCAAAGAAAGAATT GAGAAGCGTAGGGCTGAGAGGGCCGAGCAGAACAGGATCCGTAGCGAGAAGGAGAAGGAGCGCGCGGCGAGACGTGAG GAGGAGAGGCTGAAGAGGGAGGAGGCAGATACCAAGAAGAAGGCTGATGAGGACGCAAAGAAGAAGTCTGCCCTGTCCAGCATGGGCTCCAACTACAGCAGCCATCTGCAGAAG GCTGACTCAAAGAGAGGTGGGAAGAaggaaactgagagagagaagaagaagaagatcctGGCAGGCAGACGCAAGGCCCTGAACATCGACCATCTGAATGAAGAGAAACTGAA GGAGAAGGCAAAGGAGCTGCATGAATGGATGCAGACACTGGAGTCTGAGAAGTTTGACCACATCGAGAGGCTGAAGAGGCAGAAGTATGAG GTCACAACCCTGCGTAAGAGAGTGGAGGAGCTGAGTAAATT CTCCAAGAAGGGTAAAACGGTCCGCAGAAAGTAA